One genomic region from Prevotella sp. Rep29 encodes:
- the murC gene encoding UDP-N-acetylmuramate--L-alanine ligase — translation MSFGKDIKAVYFIGAGGIGMSALVRYFISHGMVVAGYDKTSSELTVQLEKEGALLHYEENVDMIPHACRDAQSTLVVYTPAVPADHKELVFFRENGFKVEKRAQVLGRLTQHHKGLCFAGTHGKTTTSAMCAHIMHQSQIDCNAFLGGILKNYHTNYILSKSNYVVVEADEFDRSFHWLRPWIAVVTSTDPDHLDIYGTKEAYLESFRHYTTLIQPSGALVIRKGVEMKPAVQEGVRVFEYGLDEGEFRAENIVIDNGEITFDFVSPIENIPGIQLGQPVTINIENGIAAMAVAQLCGCTAAELRYGMKTYGGVERRFDFKIKDDRHVFLSDYAHHPKEIYQSAKSIRELYRNRTITAIFQPHLYTRTRDFYREFADALSQLDEVILCDIYPAREEPIPGVTSKLIYDHLREGVKKQLIRKDEVLELVKNRDFDVLMVLGAGDLDNYVPQIKKLLEEK, via the coding sequence ATGAGTTTTGGAAAAGACATAAAAGCAGTGTACTTTATCGGTGCGGGAGGTATCGGTATGAGTGCGTTGGTGCGCTATTTCATCAGTCATGGGATGGTCGTGGCTGGATATGATAAGACCAGTTCGGAACTGACCGTCCAGCTTGAAAAAGAAGGAGCCTTGTTGCATTACGAGGAAAATGTGGACATGATTCCGCATGCATGCCGTGATGCACAATCCACGCTGGTTGTCTATACGCCGGCAGTGCCTGCAGACCATAAAGAGCTTGTGTTTTTCCGCGAAAACGGCTTTAAGGTGGAGAAGCGGGCACAGGTTCTGGGCAGATTAACGCAACACCATAAAGGTTTGTGTTTTGCCGGAACGCATGGGAAGACCACAACCTCTGCCATGTGTGCACACATCATGCACCAGAGTCAGATTGACTGTAATGCTTTCTTGGGCGGCATCTTGAAAAACTACCACACCAACTATATTCTTTCGAAAAGCAATTACGTTGTTGTGGAGGCTGACGAGTTTGACCGTTCGTTCCATTGGCTGCGTCCGTGGATTGCCGTTGTCACTTCAACCGATCCAGACCATTTGGACATCTACGGGACAAAAGAGGCTTACTTGGAGAGTTTTCGCCATTATACGACGCTCATCCAGCCTAGTGGTGCACTTGTGATTCGCAAGGGTGTGGAGATGAAACCTGCCGTGCAAGAAGGCGTTCGTGTGTTTGAATATGGTCTGGATGAAGGTGAGTTTCGGGCAGAAAATATTGTGATAGACAATGGAGAAATCACGTTCGATTTTGTGTCACCGATAGAAAATATTCCCGGCATTCAGTTGGGACAACCCGTCACCATCAACATTGAGAATGGAATCGCTGCGATGGCTGTAGCGCAGTTGTGTGGTTGTACGGCGGCAGAGTTGCGATATGGCATGAAAACCTATGGAGGCGTGGAGCGTCGTTTCGATTTCAAGATTAAGGACGATCGTCATGTGTTTCTTAGCGATTATGCCCATCATCCTAAAGAGATTTACCAGAGTGCGAAAAGCATTCGTGAACTATATAGAAACAGGACAATAACAGCGATATTCCAACCGCACCTCTATACACGGACGAGAGACTTCTATCGGGAATTTGCCGATGCGTTGAGTCAGCTTGACGAGGTAATACTGTGCGATATCTATCCAGCTCGGGAAGAGCCGATTCCCGGTGTGACATCGAAGTTGATTTATGACCACCTACGGGAAGGTGTGAAGAAACAACTGATACGGAAAGATGAGGTCTTGGAGCTGGTGAAAAACCGCGACTTTGACGTGCTGATGGTGCTTGGAGCCGGTGATTTGGATAATTACGTACCGCAAATTAAGAAACTATTAGAAGAGAAATAG